The following are encoded together in the Longimicrobium sp. genome:
- a CDS encoding type ISP restriction/modification enzyme, whose protein sequence is MTEKLDHREQKVRCLATGRRSAFLTVGKTYVAIADEDAASHGLIRVIDESGEDYLYPAEYFVPVALEETAGASPYSDLARVYHSSLWGMRDKKYSQLSATNVENTNWHALSPLPALYLFAPRDLTYHTEYVFGWNISLVFSVFGLGVQTSRDALVIGFSEEELVRRIERFTDPHIGDEVLRSEFFPGKRVRDYLPGDTRQWSLSAARKRLCATADWKGSIRPILYRPFDVRYILYTATMVDWPRPEVMGQMLRPNVALIGNRQSKESFAVLCASGLTERKIAAVYDASTTFPLYLYSDDLFSSAEGRRRPNLTPEFIADFSSRIGMEFIPDGIGDRVTTFGPEDVFYYMYAVFHSPVYRERYAEFLKIDFPRLPLTTNVELFRELCALGVELAGLHRMEKHAPLITRYPVPGDNTLDASRYTAPDQGAVEGRVWINATQYFEGVPPEVWEFRIGGYQVADKWLKDRKGRRLTYDDLTHYQRTLAALRRTMELMDMVEEAIERHGGWPLAGSARG, encoded by the coding sequence ATGACTGAGAAACTCGATCATCGGGAGCAGAAAGTTCGGTGCCTTGCGACGGGGCGGAGGAGCGCGTTCCTCACAGTGGGTAAAACCTACGTGGCAATAGCAGACGAGGATGCCGCGTCACACGGTCTAATCAGGGTAATTGACGAATCAGGAGAGGACTACCTTTATCCTGCTGAGTACTTCGTACCGGTAGCTTTGGAAGAAACTGCCGGAGCATCTCCATACTCCGACTTGGCACGAGTATATCACTCGAGTCTCTGGGGGATGCGCGACAAGAAGTACTCGCAACTCTCCGCGACTAACGTTGAGAATACAAATTGGCATGCACTCTCTCCGCTTCCAGCGCTCTACCTATTTGCCCCACGGGATCTTACATACCACACAGAGTACGTATTCGGGTGGAATATCTCGCTCGTGTTTTCGGTCTTTGGACTCGGTGTGCAGACTTCAAGGGATGCGCTTGTCATCGGTTTCTCGGAGGAGGAACTCGTCAGGCGAATCGAGCGTTTCACTGATCCTCATATCGGTGATGAGGTACTTCGGTCAGAGTTTTTCCCAGGCAAGCGTGTACGAGACTATCTTCCCGGCGATACCCGGCAGTGGTCGCTCTCGGCGGCGAGAAAGCGACTTTGTGCGACTGCGGACTGGAAGGGGAGCATTCGTCCAATCCTGTACCGCCCATTCGACGTTCGGTACATCCTCTATACTGCAACAATGGTAGATTGGCCACGACCCGAAGTAATGGGACAGATGCTGAGGCCGAATGTCGCGCTCATTGGCAATCGACAGTCGAAAGAATCATTCGCCGTATTGTGTGCATCGGGATTGACGGAGCGAAAGATTGCGGCAGTGTACGACGCCAGCACTACGTTTCCCCTGTATCTTTACTCGGATGATCTTTTTTCTTCCGCAGAGGGAAGACGCCGCCCGAACCTCACGCCCGAATTCATAGCTGACTTCTCTTCCCGAATCGGGATGGAGTTCATTCCTGACGGTATCGGCGACCGAGTGACGACATTCGGTCCAGAGGACGTCTTCTACTACATGTACGCGGTCTTTCACTCGCCCGTTTACCGGGAGCGTTATGCCGAGTTCCTAAAGATCGACTTCCCCCGCCTGCCTCTTACGACGAACGTGGAGCTATTCCGTGAGTTATGCGCGCTGGGGGTTGAGTTGGCCGGTCTGCACCGAATGGAGAAGCACGCGCCACTAATTACCCGTTATCCTGTACCTGGCGACAACACCCTGGACGCATCTCGCTACACCGCTCCAGACCAGGGTGCCGTCGAAGGCCGGGTGTGGATTAACGCAACGCAATATTTCGAGGGTGTACCGCCTGAGGTGTGGGAGTTTCGCATCGGCGGTTATCAAGTGGCGGACAAGTGGCTCAAGGACCGCAAGGGTCGCCGGCTTACCTACGACGACCTCACCCACTATCAGCGCACCCTCGCCGCGCTCCGCCGTACAATGGAGTTGATGGACATGGTGGAGGAGGCGATCGAGCGGCATGGCGGATGGCCGCTTGCGGGAAGCGCACGTGGGTAG